The following are encoded together in the Halomonas halophila genome:
- a CDS encoding methyl-accepting chemotaxis protein yields MRNNQPITQREVVLDDDHFLISRTDLKGRITYANPAFIEVSGFSKEELIGAPHNLVRHPDMPPAAFQDLWDTLAAGETWHGLVKNRCKNGDHYWVDASVSPILEDGEVVGHASMRTKADPADIELAETVYARMREGHKTGYRLDKGWLERRGLRGALGRLNLSSMRAKMVAMVAVAGGLLAVTGGMGLFGIDDAGQRLQTLNRDGLQDVARLQQIDQVITQSHQDLTRREPFELINQREEVIAGLEEAETRLASLWEGYRGDGRNASAVADDFGEELDHYRQAGLSHAVSLLNSDDNFQVFSNLPPHAKEMRDWGEGLSSDVNELIAEEQQAATALADEAKATEQRMTLVLAMMLGIGLLALGLLGWLQLRALIRPLRGAQQFTLQIASGNLGATPPHRRRDEVGRMLGALELMRKSLGSIVGDVSNGVERVAPAARDIASGNEELASRTEQQAASLQQTASSMEEMTTTVQHNSDNAQQASGLASDNATQTAETGELMQQLVGTMGEITEGSKKMTEIIDVIDSIAFQTNILALNASVEAARAGEQGRGFAVVAGEVRQLASRSASAAQEIKALIDGSARQIEGGAQLVKRAESSLSEVLEASTRVNDIMGEITAASTEQSNGIGQINQAVMEMDRVTQQNAERVQASAQAATELDQQAAELAQAVAAFRLRGAGLERAPSLSERRGAAERQPLPAASAKARTASSASAEASRGTMSPQTRTSQAADLEEWEEF; encoded by the coding sequence ATGAGAAACAATCAGCCGATCACGCAGCGGGAGGTCGTGCTCGACGACGACCACTTCCTGATCTCGCGCACCGATCTCAAGGGGCGCATCACCTATGCCAACCCGGCCTTCATCGAGGTCAGCGGCTTCTCCAAGGAGGAGCTGATCGGGGCGCCGCACAACCTGGTGCGCCACCCGGACATGCCGCCGGCGGCCTTCCAGGACCTGTGGGATACCCTGGCCGCCGGCGAGACCTGGCACGGCCTGGTCAAGAACCGCTGCAAGAACGGCGACCATTACTGGGTCGACGCCAGCGTGTCACCGATCCTCGAGGACGGCGAGGTGGTCGGCCATGCCTCCATGCGCACCAAGGCCGATCCGGCCGACATCGAGCTGGCCGAGACCGTCTATGCGCGGATGCGCGAGGGCCACAAGACCGGCTATCGCCTCGACAAGGGATGGCTGGAGCGACGCGGCCTGCGCGGCGCGCTGGGCCGGCTGAACCTGAGCAGCATGCGCGCCAAGATGGTGGCCATGGTGGCGGTGGCCGGCGGGCTGCTGGCCGTGACCGGCGGCATGGGGCTGTTCGGCATCGACGATGCCGGCCAGCGCCTGCAGACCCTCAACCGCGACGGCCTGCAGGACGTCGCGCGGCTGCAGCAGATCGACCAGGTGATCACCCAGAGCCATCAGGATCTGACCCGTCGCGAGCCCTTCGAGCTGATCAACCAGCGTGAGGAGGTGATCGCCGGGCTCGAAGAGGCCGAGACGCGCCTCGCGTCGCTGTGGGAGGGGTATCGAGGCGACGGCCGTAATGCCTCCGCGGTGGCCGATGACTTCGGCGAGGAACTCGATCACTATCGCCAGGCGGGGCTCTCGCATGCGGTGTCGCTGCTCAATTCCGACGACAACTTCCAGGTCTTCTCCAACCTGCCGCCTCATGCCAAGGAAATGCGCGACTGGGGCGAGGGGCTGTCGAGTGACGTCAACGAACTGATCGCCGAGGAGCAGCAGGCGGCCACGGCGCTGGCCGACGAGGCGAAGGCGACCGAGCAGCGTATGACCCTGGTGCTGGCGATGATGCTGGGCATCGGCCTGCTGGCGCTGGGTCTGCTGGGCTGGCTGCAGCTGCGTGCCCTGATCCGGCCGCTGCGCGGCGCGCAGCAGTTCACCCTGCAGATCGCCTCCGGCAACCTCGGCGCCACCCCGCCCCACCGCCGCCGCGATGAGGTCGGGCGCATGCTCGGCGCGCTGGAGCTGATGCGCAAGAGCCTGGGCAGCATCGTCGGTGACGTCAGCAACGGGGTCGAACGGGTGGCCCCGGCTGCCCGGGACATCGCCTCCGGCAACGAGGAACTGGCTTCGCGCACCGAGCAGCAGGCCGCCTCGCTGCAGCAGACCGCCTCCAGCATGGAGGAAATGACCACCACGGTGCAGCACAACTCCGACAACGCCCAGCAGGCCAGCGGCCTGGCCTCGGACAATGCCACCCAGACCGCCGAGACCGGCGAGCTGATGCAGCAGCTGGTGGGCACCATGGGCGAGATCACCGAAGGCTCGAAGAAGATGACGGAAATCATCGACGTCATCGATTCGATCGCCTTCCAGACCAATATCCTGGCCCTCAACGCCTCGGTGGAGGCGGCCCGGGCCGGCGAGCAGGGCCGCGGCTTCGCCGTGGTGGCCGGCGAGGTGCGTCAGCTGGCCAGCCGCTCGGCGTCCGCCGCCCAGGAGATCAAGGCGCTGATCGACGGCTCGGCCCGGCAGATCGAGGGCGGCGCCCAGCTGGTCAAGCGCGCCGAGAGCTCGCTTTCCGAGGTGCTCGAGGCCTCGACCCGGGTCAACGACATCATGGGCGAGATCACCGCGGCCTCCACCGAGCAGAGCAACGGCATCGGCCAGATCAATCAGGCGGTGATGGAGATGGATCGGGTGACCCAGCAGAACGCCGAGCGCGTGCAGGCCTCCGCCCAGGCGGCCACCGAGCTCGATCAGCAGGCCGCCGAGCTGGCCCAGGCCGTGGCCGCCTTCCGCCTGCGCGGCGCGGGCCTGGAACGAGCGCCGTCGCTGAGCGAGCGGCGCGGTGCCGCCGAGCGCCAGCCGCTGCCGGCCGCCTCCGCAAAGGCTCGCACCGCGTCCAGTGCCTCGGCCGAGGCATCCCGCGGGACGATGTCCCCGCAGACCCGCACGTCCCAGGCAGCGGACCTCGAGGAATGGGAGGAATTCTAA
- the cheR gene encoding protein-glutamate O-methyltransferase CheR, protein MTQELPSSGPGSWAGGGQFERDLELTDADFARIRQLIYQRAGIVLAEHKREMVYSRLAKRLRHHGLTRFADYLARLERQPDAREWEAFTNALTTNLTAFFREAHHFPLLATHVRERRGPVRVWSSAASTGEEPYSIAMTLAEALGSRAGDAEVVATDIDTEALEKARAGVYAMEQIHKLDEARVKRFFQRGRGAHEGLARVRQELKDMVDFQPLNLLAPSWSIQGPFDAIFCRNVMIYFDKQTQARILERFAPLLKPDGLLFAGHSENFSYTTEAFRLRGQTVYVRKAR, encoded by the coding sequence GTGACACAGGAGCTGCCCTCGTCGGGGCCGGGAAGCTGGGCGGGCGGCGGTCAGTTCGAGCGTGACCTCGAACTGACCGATGCGGACTTCGCCCGCATCCGTCAGCTCATCTACCAGCGGGCCGGCATCGTGCTGGCCGAGCACAAGCGGGAGATGGTCTATAGCCGCTTGGCCAAGCGGCTTCGCCATCATGGCCTGACGCGCTTCGCCGATTATCTGGCACGCCTCGAGCGCCAGCCCGATGCCCGCGAGTGGGAGGCCTTCACCAATGCCCTGACCACCAACCTCACCGCCTTCTTCCGCGAGGCGCATCACTTCCCGCTGCTGGCGACCCACGTGCGCGAGCGGCGTGGCCCTGTGCGGGTGTGGAGCTCGGCGGCGTCCACCGGCGAGGAGCCCTATTCCATCGCCATGACGCTGGCCGAGGCGCTGGGCTCGCGGGCCGGCGACGCCGAGGTGGTGGCCACGGACATCGACACCGAGGCGCTGGAGAAGGCCCGCGCCGGGGTCTATGCCATGGAGCAGATCCACAAGCTCGACGAGGCGCGGGTCAAGCGTTTCTTCCAGCGCGGCCGCGGCGCCCACGAGGGGCTGGCCCGGGTGCGGCAGGAGCTCAAGGACATGGTCGACTTCCAGCCGCTCAACCTGCTGGCGCCCTCCTGGTCGATCCAGGGGCCCTTCGATGCGATCTTCTGTCGCAACGTGATGATCTACTTCGACAAGCAGACCCAGGCGCGGATCCTCGAGCGCTTCGCCCCGTTGCTCAAGCCCGACGGCCTGCTGTTCGCCGGGCATTCCGAGAACTTTTCCTACACCACCGAGGCCTTCCGGCTGCGGGGACAGACCGTCTACGTGCGCAAGGCGCGTTAA
- a CDS encoding protein-glutamate methylesterase/protein-glutamine glutaminase, with amino-acid sequence MSAPKIKVLCVDDSALIRDLLTEIINQQPDMEVVAVAPDPLVARDLIKRHDPDVITLDVEMPRMDGLDFLERLMRLRPMPVLMVSSLTQAGSEVTLRALELGALDFVAKPSLGIRHGMQAYADEIAEKLRAAARSRPQRARRRDAPAPKTLEAPLVSSEKLIIIGASTGGTEAIRSVLEPLPAGSPAILITQHMPGGFTRSFAERLDRLCQITVKEAEDGERILPGHAYIAPGDTHLKLARSGANYVARLDSGPPVNRHRPSVDVLFHSAATQAGRNAIGVLLTGMGKDGAAGLLEMRQAGAQTLAQDEASCVVFGMPREAIALGGAAEVVALDAVAPRLLKLVAASGRAQRV; translated from the coding sequence TTGAGCGCACCCAAGATCAAGGTGCTGTGCGTCGACGATTCGGCGCTGATACGCGACCTGCTGACCGAGATCATCAATCAGCAGCCCGACATGGAAGTGGTGGCCGTGGCGCCGGACCCGCTGGTGGCCCGCGACCTGATCAAGCGCCACGACCCGGACGTCATCACCCTGGATGTCGAGATGCCGCGCATGGACGGCCTCGACTTCCTGGAGCGGCTGATGCGGCTACGGCCGATGCCGGTGCTGATGGTCTCGTCGCTAACCCAGGCCGGTTCCGAGGTGACCCTGCGCGCCCTGGAACTCGGCGCCCTGGACTTCGTGGCCAAGCCGTCGCTGGGCATTCGCCACGGCATGCAGGCCTACGCCGACGAGATCGCCGAGAAGCTGCGCGCGGCGGCACGCTCGCGGCCGCAGCGCGCCCGTCGCCGTGACGCTCCGGCGCCGAAGACCCTCGAGGCTCCGCTGGTGTCGAGCGAGAAGCTGATCATCATCGGCGCCTCCACCGGCGGCACCGAGGCCATCCGCAGCGTGCTGGAGCCGCTGCCAGCGGGCAGCCCGGCGATCCTGATCACCCAGCACATGCCCGGGGGCTTCACTCGCTCCTTCGCCGAGCGCCTCGACCGGTTGTGCCAGATCACGGTCAAGGAAGCCGAGGACGGCGAGCGCATCCTGCCCGGGCACGCCTACATCGCGCCGGGGGACACTCACCTCAAGCTGGCGCGCAGCGGCGCCAACTATGTCGCGCGGCTGGACAGCGGCCCGCCGGTCAACCGTCACCGGCCCTCGGTGGACGTGCTGTTCCACTCCGCCGCCACCCAGGCCGGCCGCAACGCCATCGGCGTGTTGTTGACCGGCATGGGCAAGGACGGCGCCGCCGGGCTGCTGGAGATGCGCCAGGCCGGGGCCCAGACCCTGGCCCAGGACGAGGCCAGCTGCGTGGTGTTCGGCATGCCGCGCGAGGCCATCGCCCTGGGCGGCGCGGCCGAAGTCGTCGCCCTGGACGCGGTGGCGCCGCGGCTGCTCAAGCTGGTCGCCGCCTCCGGTCGCGCCCAGCGGGTGTAA
- a CDS encoding methyl-accepting chemotaxis protein has product MLNLLRNFKISRVVNGVLVCFLLFLVVVAGLGWTASRTAHDTLSTLDRINVEQLNEINRADALLTGGLVDLQTASGHFLMGRTSQADNALASALDKIERAEARYENYAGVPRTPQGEALGARVEADFDAVLALVREGYETLDRVDTQGFSQLRQRMTEPREALEASLTEFVRYAGERGDTLMADYSVMEGRFGMIGLAILALAALIMGGIYLTLRRLLVLPLRQAVRDLEGIAEADLSREIQVKGRNEIGQLFAAMRDMQGNLGRIVGDVRQGSGAIHGRAREISRGNADLSSRTEQQAASLEETASSMEELTATVRQNADNSRQASGLAQEATSTAERGGEVVQQVVQTMHGIAGSSQKVADITGVIDSIAFQTNILALNASVEAARAGEQGRGFAVVAGEVRQLASRSAEAAKEIKALIDGSVTQVQEGSALVEQAGSTMQEVVASVRRVTDIMDEISAASQEQSDGIEQVGQAVGQMDQVTQQNAGLVQEAASAASELEAQATRLEQAVSVFRLSGGESAALPAAGPAAAPRQAPAPAPRAEAAPQSRPEPTRPAPRAATAAEDDWEEF; this is encoded by the coding sequence ATGCTCAACCTATTGCGCAATTTCAAGATCAGCCGGGTCGTCAACGGCGTGCTGGTTTGCTTCCTGCTGTTCCTGGTGGTGGTGGCGGGCCTGGGCTGGACGGCCAGCCGCACGGCCCATGACACCCTGTCGACTCTGGACCGGATCAACGTCGAGCAGCTCAACGAGATCAACCGCGCCGATGCGCTGCTGACCGGAGGCCTGGTCGACCTTCAGACCGCCTCCGGCCACTTCCTGATGGGGCGCACCAGCCAGGCCGATAACGCCCTGGCCTCGGCCCTGGACAAGATCGAGCGCGCCGAGGCGCGCTACGAGAACTACGCCGGCGTGCCGCGCACGCCCCAGGGCGAGGCGCTGGGCGCCCGCGTCGAGGCAGATTTCGACGCCGTGCTGGCGCTGGTGCGCGAGGGCTACGAGACCCTGGACCGGGTGGATACCCAGGGCTTCTCCCAGCTGCGTCAGCGCATGACGGAACCCCGCGAGGCCCTCGAGGCGTCGCTGACCGAGTTCGTGCGCTACGCCGGGGAGCGCGGCGACACCCTGATGGCCGACTACAGCGTCATGGAGGGCCGCTTCGGCATGATCGGCCTGGCCATCCTGGCGCTGGCGGCGCTGATCATGGGGGGCATCTACCTGACCCTGCGCCGGCTGCTGGTGCTGCCGCTGCGTCAGGCTGTGCGCGATCTCGAAGGCATCGCCGAGGCCGACCTGTCCCGCGAGATCCAGGTCAAGGGGCGCAACGAGATCGGCCAGCTGTTCGCCGCCATGCGCGACATGCAGGGCAACCTGGGTCGCATCGTCGGCGACGTGCGCCAGGGCAGCGGCGCCATTCACGGCCGCGCCCGGGAGATCTCCCGCGGCAACGCCGATCTGTCCTCGCGCACCGAACAGCAGGCCGCTTCGCTGGAGGAGACCGCCTCCAGCATGGAAGAGCTCACCGCCACGGTGCGCCAGAACGCCGACAACTCCCGCCAGGCCAGCGGCCTGGCCCAGGAGGCCACCAGCACCGCCGAGCGCGGTGGCGAGGTGGTCCAGCAGGTGGTGCAGACCATGCACGGCATCGCCGGCAGCTCGCAGAAGGTCGCCGACATCACCGGGGTGATCGACTCGATCGCCTTCCAGACCAACATCCTGGCGCTCAATGCCTCGGTGGAGGCGGCGCGGGCCGGCGAGCAGGGCCGCGGCTTCGCGGTGGTGGCCGGCGAGGTGCGTCAGCTGGCCAGCCGCTCGGCCGAGGCGGCCAAGGAGATCAAGGCACTGATCGACGGCTCCGTGACCCAGGTGCAGGAGGGCTCGGCGCTGGTCGAGCAGGCCGGTTCGACCATGCAGGAGGTGGTCGCCTCGGTGCGCCGGGTGACCGACATCATGGACGAGATCTCGGCGGCCTCCCAGGAGCAGAGCGACGGCATCGAGCAGGTCGGTCAGGCGGTGGGCCAGATGGACCAGGTCACCCAGCAGAACGCTGGCCTGGTGCAGGAGGCGGCCTCCGCCGCGTCCGAGCTGGAGGCTCAGGCCACGCGCCTGGAACAGGCCGTGTCGGTGTTCCGGCTGAGCGGTGGTGAATCCGCCGCCCTGCCGGCGGCCGGTCCGGCCGCGGCCCCCCGTCAGGCTCCTGCCCCAGCGCCGCGCGCCGAGGCCGCGCCTCAATCCCGGCCCGAGCCGACCCGCCCCGCCCCGCGGGCGGCGACCGCGGCCGAGGACGACTGGGAAGAATTCTGA
- the cheY gene encoding chemotaxis response regulator CheY has translation MADKNMSILVVDDFPTMRRIVRSLLKELGFTNVEEAEDGQEALNKLKAGGFEFVVSDWNMPNLDGLEMLKQIRADDDLKELPVLMVTAEAKKENIIAAAQAGANGYVVKPFTSATLEEKLNKIFEKLGM, from the coding sequence ATGGCGGACAAGAACATGAGCATCCTGGTGGTGGATGACTTCCCGACCATGCGGCGTATCGTGCGCAGCCTGCTCAAGGAACTGGGCTTCACCAACGTCGAGGAGGCCGAGGACGGTCAGGAGGCGCTCAACAAGCTCAAGGCCGGCGGCTTCGAGTTCGTGGTGTCCGACTGGAACATGCCCAACCTGGACGGCCTGGAGATGCTCAAGCAGATCCGTGCCGATGATGATCTCAAGGAGCTGCCGGTGCTGATGGTCACCGCCGAGGCCAAGAAGGAGAACATCATCGCCGCCGCCCAGGCCGGCGCCAACGGCTACGTGGTCAAGCCCTTCACCTCGGCGACCCTCGAGGAGAAGCTCAACAAGATCTTCGAGAAGCTGGGCATGTGA
- the cheZ gene encoding protein phosphatase CheZ, giving the protein MSTETQPGDHQANGDELVQRIGHLTRMLRDSMRELGLDKEIERAADAIPDARDRLSYVATMTEQAAERALNAIDRAQPLQDRLSEGAEALDARWAEWFAEPKELDDARELVKDTRGYLAEVPQTTQATHKELLEIMMAQDFQDLTGQVIKKMMDVIREIEHQLVQVLIDSVPQGEARDSMQRRADGQRESEARKRDEEDSLLNGPQMKPEAEDVVADQDQVDDLLDQLGF; this is encoded by the coding sequence ATGAGCACCGAGACACAGCCTGGCGACCACCAGGCGAACGGAGACGAACTGGTCCAGCGCATTGGCCACCTGACGCGCATGCTGCGCGACAGCATGCGCGAGCTGGGGCTGGACAAGGAGATCGAGCGGGCGGCGGACGCGATTCCCGATGCCCGCGACCGCCTGAGCTACGTGGCGACCATGACCGAGCAGGCGGCGGAGCGTGCCCTCAACGCCATCGATCGTGCCCAGCCGCTGCAGGACCGCCTCAGCGAGGGGGCCGAGGCCCTGGACGCGCGCTGGGCCGAGTGGTTCGCCGAGCCCAAGGAGCTCGACGACGCCCGCGAGCTGGTCAAGGACACCCGTGGCTACCTGGCCGAGGTGCCCCAGACGACCCAGGCGACCCACAAGGAGCTGCTCGAGATCATGATGGCCCAGGACTTCCAGGACCTGACCGGCCAGGTGATCAAGAAGATGATGGACGTCATCCGCGAGATCGAGCATCAGCTGGTGCAGGTGCTGATCGACAGCGTGCCCCAGGGCGAGGCCCGCGACAGCATGCAGCGTCGCGCCGACGGTCAGCGCGAGAGCGAGGCCAGGAAGCGCGACGAGGAGGACAGTCTGCTCAACGGCCCGCAGATGAAGCCCGAGGCCGAGGACGTGGTGGCCGATCAGGATCAGGTGGACGACCTGCTCGACCAGCTGGGCTTCTGA
- the flhB gene encoding flagellar biosynthesis protein FlhB: MADDSSDDEKTEEPTARRLEKAREDGQVARSRELATFMLLLGGVIGLGAMGASLFELVGGVMEQAFLFERRQAMETIPMLVQALALGQRTLIGMLPLFLLLAVIALVAPALLGGWVISAKSLKPQASKLNPFKGLKRMLGVQALVELAKAIAKSVLVGGVGVAYLYLHRGEFMALMGMPVQRALADAMWMAAEACGLMVLTLLVVILIDVPYQLWNHTKQLRMSKDEIKREHKESEGDPQVKGRIRQQQQAMARGRMMSQVPEADVVITNPTHYAVALKYEQAGMSAPRVVAKGTDAVAARIREVAEEAGVPRLEAPPLARSLYHHVDLEAEIPADLYTAVAEVLAWAFGLKRVAEEGGEAPPTPENLPIPDAVAAPGAGPDTDEARA; encoded by the coding sequence ATGGCCGACGACAGCAGCGACGACGAGAAGACAGAAGAGCCCACGGCTCGACGCCTGGAGAAGGCGCGCGAGGACGGGCAGGTAGCCCGTTCCCGGGAGCTGGCCACCTTCATGCTGCTGCTCGGCGGCGTGATCGGCCTCGGAGCCATGGGCGCGAGCCTCTTCGAACTGGTCGGTGGCGTCATGGAGCAGGCCTTCCTGTTCGAGCGTCGGCAGGCCATGGAAACCATCCCGATGCTGGTCCAGGCGCTGGCACTGGGGCAGCGCACCCTGATCGGCATGCTGCCGCTGTTCCTGTTGCTGGCGGTGATCGCGCTGGTGGCGCCGGCGCTGCTGGGCGGCTGGGTGATCTCCGCCAAGTCGCTCAAGCCCCAGGCCAGCAAGCTCAATCCGTTCAAGGGGCTCAAGCGCATGCTGGGCGTCCAGGCGCTGGTGGAGCTCGCCAAGGCCATCGCCAAGTCGGTGCTGGTGGGCGGCGTGGGCGTGGCCTACCTCTACCTGCACCGCGGCGAGTTCATGGCGTTGATGGGCATGCCCGTCCAGCGGGCCCTGGCCGACGCCATGTGGATGGCCGCCGAGGCCTGCGGCCTGATGGTGCTGACCCTGCTGGTGGTGATCCTGATCGACGTGCCCTACCAGCTGTGGAACCACACCAAGCAGCTGCGCATGTCGAAGGACGAGATCAAGCGCGAGCACAAGGAGTCCGAGGGCGACCCCCAGGTCAAGGGCCGCATCCGCCAGCAGCAGCAGGCCATGGCGCGCGGGCGGATGATGAGCCAGGTGCCGGAGGCCGACGTGGTGATCACCAACCCCACGCACTACGCCGTGGCGCTCAAGTACGAGCAGGCCGGCATGAGCGCACCGCGGGTGGTGGCCAAGGGCACCGACGCCGTGGCGGCGCGCATCCGCGAGGTGGCCGAGGAGGCCGGGGTGCCGCGCCTGGAGGCGCCGCCGCTGGCTCGCTCGCTCTATCACCATGTGGATCTGGAGGCCGAGATCCCCGCCGACCTCTACACCGCGGTGGCGGAGGTGCTGGCCTGGGCCTTCGGCCTGAAACGCGTTGCCGAAGAGGGCGGCGAGGCCCCGCCGACCCCCGAGAACCTGCCGATTCCGGACGCCGTGGCGGCGCCGGGAGCGGGCCCTGACACCGACGAGGCACGAGCATGA
- the flhA gene encoding flagellar biosynthesis protein FlhA has translation MKALSQYLPRRNLMADVPMKLLAGPLLIIMILSMMILPLPPFALDLLFTFNIAMAVMVLLVSMFTQKPLDFAAFPAVLLFTTLLRLSLNVASTRVVLMNGHEGGDAAGKVIEAFGQFLVGGNFAVGLVVFAILVIINFMVITKGAGRIAEVGARFMLDAMPGKQMAIDADLNAGLIGEEEARQRRADVSQEADFYGSMDGASKFVRGDAMAGLVIMVVNIIGGLLIGLLQYDMAFSDAARTYVLLTIGDGLVAQIPALVISTAAGVTVSRVTTDQDVGQQMISQLFVNPRVLFLAAGVMGLLGLVPGMPNLVFLLFTALLGGLAWWMLRQQERQLVEEQTQVAPPPAPEAPEASWEDVQLVDTLGLEVGHRLIPMVDAQQQGELLGRIKSVRKKFAQEVGFLPPVVHIRDNLELSPNAYSLSLKGAEIGRAEAYPGRWLAIDPGQVSGELSGTPTRDPAFGLPAVWIDTEQREHAQVYGYTVVDASTVVATHLNHLLHRHAAEMLGRQEVQKLLDKLGEDQKSLVEEVVPKAISLTVLQRILQHLLDEDVSIRDMRTILDALAEHAPQQQDPGELTAVVRVALGRAITQQWFAGHETLNVLGLDGQLEQVLHQAMNGSGALEPGLAQTLMDQAEQALSRHEASGEPPVLVVQHSLRPVLARFLRRRLNHLVVMSQAEIPDDRTLKVTTLIGGQ, from the coding sequence ATGAAGGCCCTGAGCCAATACCTGCCGCGACGCAACCTGATGGCCGACGTGCCGATGAAGCTGCTGGCCGGCCCGCTGCTGATCATCATGATCCTGTCGATGATGATCCTGCCGCTGCCGCCCTTCGCGCTGGACCTGCTGTTCACCTTCAACATCGCCATGGCGGTGATGGTGCTGCTGGTCAGCATGTTCACCCAGAAGCCGCTGGACTTCGCCGCCTTCCCCGCGGTGCTGCTGTTCACCACCCTGCTGCGGCTGTCGCTCAACGTGGCCTCGACCCGCGTGGTGCTGATGAACGGCCACGAGGGCGGCGATGCCGCCGGCAAGGTGATCGAGGCCTTCGGCCAGTTCCTGGTCGGCGGCAACTTCGCCGTCGGCCTGGTGGTGTTCGCCATCCTGGTGATCATCAACTTCATGGTCATCACCAAGGGCGCGGGGCGCATCGCCGAAGTGGGCGCTCGCTTCATGCTCGACGCCATGCCCGGCAAGCAGATGGCCATCGACGCCGATCTCAACGCCGGCCTGATCGGCGAGGAAGAAGCCCGTCAGCGCCGCGCCGACGTGTCCCAGGAGGCCGACTTCTACGGCTCCATGGACGGCGCCAGCAAGTTCGTGCGCGGCGACGCCATGGCCGGCCTGGTGATCATGGTGGTCAACATCATCGGCGGCCTGCTGATCGGCCTGCTGCAGTACGACATGGCGTTCTCCGACGCCGCCCGCACCTACGTGCTGCTGACCATCGGCGACGGCCTGGTGGCGCAGATCCCGGCGCTGGTGATCTCCACCGCCGCCGGCGTGACCGTGTCCCGGGTGACCACCGACCAGGACGTCGGCCAGCAGATGATCAGCCAGCTGTTCGTCAATCCCAGGGTGCTGTTCCTGGCCGCCGGCGTGATGGGGCTGCTGGGCCTGGTGCCGGGCATGCCCAACCTGGTGTTCCTGCTGTTCACCGCGCTGCTCGGCGGCCTGGCCTGGTGGATGCTGCGCCAGCAGGAGCGCCAGCTGGTCGAGGAGCAGACCCAGGTCGCCCCGCCGCCGGCGCCGGAAGCCCCGGAAGCCAGCTGGGAGGACGTGCAGCTGGTCGACACCCTGGGCCTCGAGGTCGGCCACCGGCTGATTCCCATGGTCGACGCCCAGCAACAGGGCGAGCTGCTCGGCCGCATCAAGAGCGTGCGCAAGAAGTTCGCCCAGGAGGTCGGCTTCCTGCCGCCGGTGGTGCACATCCGCGACAACCTGGAGCTCTCGCCCAACGCCTACTCGCTGAGTCTCAAGGGCGCCGAGATCGGCCGCGCCGAGGCCTATCCGGGGCGCTGGCTGGCCATCGACCCGGGCCAGGTCTCCGGCGAGCTGTCCGGCACCCCGACCCGGGACCCGGCCTTCGGCCTGCCGGCGGTGTGGATCGACACCGAGCAGCGCGAGCATGCCCAGGTCTACGGCTACACCGTGGTCGACGCCAGCACCGTGGTGGCCACGCACCTCAATCACCTGTTGCACCGCCATGCCGCCGAGATGCTCGGCCGCCAGGAGGTACAGAAGCTGCTCGACAAGCTGGGCGAGGACCAGAAGTCGCTGGTCGAGGAAGTGGTGCCCAAGGCGATCTCGCTCACCGTGCTGCAGCGGATCCTCCAGCACCTGCTCGACGAGGACGTCTCGATCCGCGACATGCGCACCATCCTCGACGCCCTGGCCGAGCACGCGCCCCAGCAGCAGGATCCGGGTGAACTCACCGCCGTGGTCCGCGTGGCGCTGGGGCGCGCCATCACCCAGCAGTGGTTCGCCGGCCACGAGACCCTCAACGTCCTGGGGCTGGACGGCCAGCTCGAGCAGGTGCTGCACCAGGCCATGAACGGCAGCGGCGCCCTGGAGCCGGGCCTGGCCCAGACGCTGATGGACCAGGCCGAGCAGGCCCTGAGCCGCCACGAGGCCAGCGGCGAGCCGCCGGTGCTGGTGGTGCAGCACTCGCTGCGCCCGGTGCTGGCGCGATTCCTGCGCCGCCGCCTGAATCATCTGGTGGTGATGTCCCAGGCCGAGATTCCCGATGACCGGACCCTGAAGGTCACTACCCTGATCGGAGGACAGTGA